The Salvelinus namaycush isolate Seneca chromosome 8, SaNama_1.0, whole genome shotgun sequence genome has a segment encoding these proteins:
- the LOC120051980 gene encoding E3 ubiquitin-protein ligase TRIM21-like isoform X1, whose protein sequence is MASSSSLLSEEQFLCSICLDVFTEPVTTSCGHNFCMACITKYWDRKDLCQCPLCQEKFYRQPKLRVNTTFREVVENFKKMRDKGRDGPPPKPGKVACDVCTGTKRKALKSCLVCLASYCETHLDPHQIAPPLKRHKLIDPVENLEDRMCKKHDRLLELFCRTDQTYVCQFCTEADHKTHDTVPIEEECGERKAQLGKTEAEVQLIIQDRLKKVKKIRLSVDLSKRDAEREITKSVQVFTALVRSIKKSQVELVQVIKEKQKVVQRQAEGFIKELEQEITELKRRSTDLKQLSHTEDPFQLLQRFITLVYKRPPTKVWSEISVHSDLCVGTVRRAVSHLEETLKKEMEKLPEVKLKRIQQYAVDVTLDPDTANPWLILSEDGKQVRHGNTPQNLLDNPKKFDYHPFVLGKDGFSSGRFYYEVTVKGKTRWNLGVARESTDRKGIITLRPGDGLWTVSRRDENVYLNCSSPPVLLSLRKKPQKVGVFVDYEEGLVSFYDVEAKSHIYSYTGCTFTEKLYPYFGPSDNDDGQNSAPLIITPVNRTY, encoded by the coding sequence ATGGCTTCATCCAGCAGTCTCCTGTCTGAAGAGCAGTTCCTGTGTTCTATCTGTCTGGATGTGTTCACTGAGCCAGTCACCACTTCATGTGGACACAACTTCTGCATGGCCTGTATCACAAAGTACTGGGATAGAAAGGACCTGTGTCAATGTCCACTGTGTCAGGAGAAATTCTACAGACAACCTAAGCTTCGTGTCAACACAACTTTCAGAGAGGTTGTAGAGAattttaaaaagatgagagacAAAGGTAGAGATGGGCCCCCTCCCAAACCTGGAAAAGTTGCCTGTGACGTTTGCACTGGGACGAAGCGCAAGGCCCTGAAGTCCTGCCTGGTGTGTCTGGCTTCCTACTGTGAGACTCACCTGGATCCTCATCAGATAGCCCCACCCTTAAAGAGACACAAACTGATCGACCCTGTGGAGAACCTAGAAGACAGGATGTGTAAGAAGCATGACAGACTCCTGGAGCTTTTCTGTAGGACTGACCAGACATATGTGTGTCAGTTCTGCACTGAGGCAGACCACAAGACTCATGACACTGTCCCTATAGAGGAAGagtgtggagagaggaaggctcAGCTGGGGAAAACTGAGGCAGAAGTGCAGCTGATTATCCAGGATCGACTGAAGAAGGTTAAAAAGATCAGACTCTCAGTAGATCTCAGcaagagagatgcagagagagagataacaaagAGCGTGCAGGTCTTCACTGCTCTGGTGCGCTCCATTAAGAAAAGCCAGGTTGAGCTTGTTCAGGTAATTAAGGAGAAGCAGAAAGTAGTACAGAGGCAGGCTGAAGGGTTCATTAAAGAGCTGGAGCAGGAAATCACTGAGCTAAAGAGGAGAAGCACTGATCTGAAGCAGCTCTCACACACTGAGGACCCCTTCCAACTTCTCCAGAGGTTCATAACCCTAGTGTACAAACGTCCACCCACCAAGGTCTGGTCTGAGATCAGTGTTCACAGTGATCTGTGTGTGGGGACTGTGAGGAGAGCTGTGTCTCACCTGGAGGAGACACTGAAAAAAGAGATGGAGAAGCTGCCTGAAGTCAAACTGAAGAGGATTCAGCAGTATGCAGTGGATGTGACTCTGGACCCTGATACAGCAAACCCCTGGCTCATCCTGTCTGAGGATGGGAAACAAGTAAGACATGGAAACACACCACAGAATCTTCTAGACAATCCAAAAAAGTTTGATTATCATCCGTTTGTCCTTGGAAAGGATGGCTTCTCCTCAGGAAGATTTTACTATGAGGTGACGGTTAAGGGGAAGACAAGATGGAATTTAGGAGTTGCCAGAGAGTCCACTGACAGGAAGGGGATTATCACACTGAGACCTGGGGATGGACTCTGGACTGTGTCCCGAAGGGATGAGAATGTGTACCTTAATTGTTCCTCcccccctgtcctcctctccctgagAAAGAAGCCCCAGAAGGTGGGGGTCTTTGTGGACTATGAGGAGGGTCTGGTCTCCTTTTATGATGTGGAGGCCAAGTCTCATATCTACTCTTACACTGGCTGCACCTTTACAGAGAAACTCTATCCATACTTCGGCCCCTCTGATAATGATGATGGTCAAAACTCAGCCCCTCTCATCATCACTCCTGTCAATCGCACATACTGA
- the LOC120052880 gene encoding E3 ubiquitin-protein ligase TRIM39-like, protein MSSSSILQSEEQFLCSICLDVFTEPVTTSCGHNFCIACITKYWDSKDLCQCPLCKEKFYRQPELRVNTTLREVVENFKKMRDRGKDESPPKPGKVPCDVCTGTKLSAMKSCLVCLASYCETHLEPHQIAPAFKRHKLIDPVENLEDRICKKHDRLLEMFCRTDQTCVCQFCTEAEHKTHDTVPIEEECRERKAQLGKTEAEVQQIIQERMQKVKDIKLSVDLSKRDAEREIADSVQVFTTLVRSIEKSQAELIEVIEEKQKAVERQAEGIIKDLEQEITELKRRSTDLKQLSHTEDHLQLLQNYPLLVCTPPHTKDWSEINVHSDLCVGTVRKAVSQLEETLNKEMEKLPEVKLKRIQQYAVDVTLDPDTAHPKLILSEDGKQVRCGDTPQNLPDNPKRFNKYLFVLGQDGFSSGRFYYEVTVNGKTRWTLGVARESIDRKGSVSPSPEYGLWTVVLMDGNQYTACASPQVILSLREKPKKVGVFVDYEEGQVSFYNVEARSHIYSFTGCTFKDKLFPFFIPSNNDDGKNSAPLIISPVNHTG, encoded by the coding sequence atgTCTTCCTCCAGCATTCTCCAGTCTGAAGAGCAGTTCCTGTGCTCTATCTGTCTGGATGTGTTCACTGAGCCAGTCACCACTTCATGTGGACACAACTTCTGCATTGCCTGTATCACAAAGTACTGGGATAGCAAGGACCTGTGCCAATGTCCACTGTGTAAGGAGAAGTTCTACAGACAACCTGAGCTTCGTGTTAACACAACATTAAGAGAGGTTGTAGAGAattttaaaaagatgagagacAGAGGTAAAGATGAATCCCCTCCCAAACCTGGAAAAGTGCCCTGTGACGTTTGCACTGGGACGAAGCTCAGTGCCATGAAGTCCTGCCTGGTGTGTCTggcctcttactgtgagactcacctgGAACCTCATCAGATAGCTCCAGCCTTCAAGAGACACAAACTGATCGACCCTGTGGAGAACCTGGAAGACAGGATCTGTAAGAAACATGACAGACTCCTGGAGATGTTCTGTAGGACTGACCAGACATGTGTGTGTCAGTTCTGCACTGAGGCAGAACACAAGACTCATGACACTGTCCCTATAGAGGAAgagtgtagagagaggaaggcTCAGCTGGGGAAAACTGAGGCAGAAGTGCAGCAGATTATCCAGGAACGAATGCAGAAGGTTAAAGACATCAAACTCTCAGTAGATCTCAGcaagagagatgcagagagggagATAGCAGACAGCGTGCAAGTCTTCACTACTCTGGTGCGCTCCATTGAGAAAAGCCAGGCTGAGCTGATTGAGGTGATTGAGGAGAAGCAGAAAGCAGTAGAGAGGCAGGCTGAAGGGATCATTAAAGATCTGGAGCAGGAAATCACTGAGCTAAAGAGGAGAAGCACTGATCTGAAGCAGCTCtcacacactgaggaccacctccAACTTCTCCAGAACTACCCATTACTAGTGTGCACCCCTCCACACACCAAGGACTGGTCTGAGATCAATGTTCACAGTGATCTGTGTGTGGGGACTGTTAGGAAAGCTGTGTCTCAGCTTGAGGAGACACtgaataaagagatggagaagcTGCCTGAAGTCAAACTGAAGAGGATTCAGCAGTATGCAGTGGATGTGACTCTGGACCCTGATACAGCACATCCCAAACTCATCCTGTCTGAAGATGGGAAACAAGTAAGATGTGGAGACACACCACAGAATCTTCCTGACAATCCAAAAAGGTTTAATAAGTATTTATTTGTCCTTGGACAGGATGGCTTCTCCTCAGGGAGATTTTACTATGAGGTGACGGTTAACGGTAAGACTAGGTGGACTTTAGGAGTGGCCAGAGAGTCCATAGACAGGAAGGGGTCTGTATCACCTAGCCCTGAATATGGACTCTGGACTGTGGTCTTAATGGATGGGAATCAATACACAGCCTGTGCCTCCCCCCAAGTCATCCTGTCCCTGAGAGAGAAGCCTAAGAAGGTGGGGGTGTTTGTGGACtatgaggagggtcaggtctcctTTTAcaatgtggaggccaggtctcaTATCTACTCTTTCACTGGCTGCACCTTTAAAGATAAACTCTTTCCCTTCTTCATCCCCAGTAATAATGATGATGGAAAAAACTCAGCTCCTCTCATCATCTCTCCTGTCAATCACACAGGCTGA
- the LOC120051980 gene encoding E3 ubiquitin-protein ligase TRIM39-like isoform X2: MASSSSLLSEEQFLCSICLDVFTEPVTTSCGHNFCMACITKYWDRKDLCQCPLCQEKFYRQPKLRVNTTFREVVENFKKMRDKGRDGPPPKPGKVACDVCTGTKRKALKSCLVCLASYCETHLDPHQIAPPLKRHKLIDPVENLEDRMCKKHDRLLELFCRTDQTYVCQFCTEADHKTHDTVPIEEECGERKAQLGKTEAEVQLIIQDRLKKVKKIRLSVDLSKRDAEREITKSLVQVIKEKQKVVQRQAEGFIKELEQEITELKRRSTDLKQLSHTEDPFQLLQRFITLVYKRPPTKVWSEISVHSDLCVGTVRRAVSHLEETLKKEMEKLPEVKLKRIQQYAVDVTLDPDTANPWLILSEDGKQVRHGNTPQNLLDNPKKFDYHPFVLGKDGFSSGRFYYEVTVKGKTRWNLGVARESTDRKGIITLRPGDGLWTVSRRDENVYLNCSSPPVLLSLRKKPQKVGVFVDYEEGLVSFYDVEAKSHIYSYTGCTFTEKLYPYFGPSDNDDGQNSAPLIITPVNRTY; this comes from the exons ATGGCTTCATCCAGCAGTCTCCTGTCTGAAGAGCAGTTCCTGTGTTCTATCTGTCTGGATGTGTTCACTGAGCCAGTCACCACTTCATGTGGACACAACTTCTGCATGGCCTGTATCACAAAGTACTGGGATAGAAAGGACCTGTGTCAATGTCCACTGTGTCAGGAGAAATTCTACAGACAACCTAAGCTTCGTGTCAACACAACTTTCAGAGAGGTTGTAGAGAattttaaaaagatgagagacAAAGGTAGAGATGGGCCCCCTCCCAAACCTGGAAAAGTTGCCTGTGACGTTTGCACTGGGACGAAGCGCAAGGCCCTGAAGTCCTGCCTGGTGTGTCTGGCTTCCTACTGTGAGACTCACCTGGATCCTCATCAGATAGCCCCACCCTTAAAGAGACACAAACTGATCGACCCTGTGGAGAACCTAGAAGACAGGATGTGTAAGAAGCATGACAGACTCCTGGAGCTTTTCTGTAGGACTGACCAGACATATGTGTGTCAGTTCTGCACTGAGGCAGACCACAAGACTCATGACACTGTCCCTATAGAGGAAGagtgtggagagaggaaggctcAGCTGGGGAAAACTGAGGCAGAAGTGCAGCTGATTATCCAGGATCGACTGAAGAAGGTTAAAAAGATCAGACTCTCAGTAGATCTCAGcaagagagatgcagagagagagataacaaagAGC CTTGTTCAGGTAATTAAGGAGAAGCAGAAAGTAGTACAGAGGCAGGCTGAAGGGTTCATTAAAGAGCTGGAGCAGGAAATCACTGAGCTAAAGAGGAGAAGCACTGATCTGAAGCAGCTCTCACACACTGAGGACCCCTTCCAACTTCTCCAGAGGTTCATAACCCTAGTGTACAAACGTCCACCCACCAAGGTCTGGTCTGAGATCAGTGTTCACAGTGATCTGTGTGTGGGGACTGTGAGGAGAGCTGTGTCTCACCTGGAGGAGACACTGAAAAAAGAGATGGAGAAGCTGCCTGAAGTCAAACTGAAGAGGATTCAGCAGTATGCAGTGGATGTGACTCTGGACCCTGATACAGCAAACCCCTGGCTCATCCTGTCTGAGGATGGGAAACAAGTAAGACATGGAAACACACCACAGAATCTTCTAGACAATCCAAAAAAGTTTGATTATCATCCGTTTGTCCTTGGAAAGGATGGCTTCTCCTCAGGAAGATTTTACTATGAGGTGACGGTTAAGGGGAAGACAAGATGGAATTTAGGAGTTGCCAGAGAGTCCACTGACAGGAAGGGGATTATCACACTGAGACCTGGGGATGGACTCTGGACTGTGTCCCGAAGGGATGAGAATGTGTACCTTAATTGTTCCTCcccccctgtcctcctctccctgagAAAGAAGCCCCAGAAGGTGGGGGTCTTTGTGGACTATGAGGAGGGTCTGGTCTCCTTTTATGATGTGGAGGCCAAGTCTCATATCTACTCTTACACTGGCTGCACCTTTACAGAGAAACTCTATCCATACTTCGGCCCCTCTGATAATGATGATGGTCAAAACTCAGCCCCTCTCATCATCACTCCTGTCAATCGCACATACTGA